One Alkaliphilus sp. B6464 genomic window carries:
- a CDS encoding stage V sporulation protein AA: MINNSQVFLRANGKVSLPKSKSVLLKDLVEISADREIKKKLENLSYPVNIKGNSNALISVISLITFIKENIANVDLVVIGETDILISFQDDNINTDKYKKLRVLVVCLLLFMGSITAIINFHSDVDMKTAHTVIYKMITGVEVDRPLLLQIPYSLGIGVGMAVFFNHIFKKKINNEPTPLEMEIYSYQQSVDEYIKNNNNGE; the protein is encoded by the coding sequence ATGATTAATAATAGTCAAGTTTTTTTGAGAGCAAATGGAAAGGTTTCACTTCCAAAAAGCAAATCTGTTTTGCTAAAGGATTTAGTAGAGATTTCTGCTGACAGAGAAATAAAGAAAAAATTAGAAAATTTAAGTTATCCAGTTAATATAAAAGGTAATAGTAACGCTTTAATTTCAGTTATATCACTTATAACCTTTATAAAAGAAAATATAGCTAATGTTGACTTAGTGGTTATAGGTGAAACCGATATTTTAATTAGCTTTCAAGATGATAATATAAATACAGATAAATACAAAAAATTGAGAGTTTTAGTAGTATGTCTGCTGCTATTTATGGGATCTATTACGGCTATTATTAATTTTCACTCTGATGTGGATATGAAAACGGCCCATACTGTTATATATAAGATGATTACAGGTGTAGAAGTCGATAGACCATTATTACTGCAAATACCGTATTCCTTAGGAATAGGAGTAGGGATGGCCGTGTTTTTTAATCATATATTTAAGAAAAAAATTAATAATGAACCTACCCCACTTGAAATGGAGATATATTCTTATCAACAAAGCGTAGATGAATATATAAAAAACAACAATAATGGAGAGTAA
- a CDS encoding stage V sporulation protein AB, with translation MKYTIIPLLGFSNGIIVGSGIVALLSLLDIIPRLAQLTKTYNSIKLYESVIVGAAVLASITSLTGVGINLGKFTVIIVGFSMGIFIGLLASALAEVLNVMPVLIRRFRLDGYIIYIVYSLILGKVLGSLLNWTLYFK, from the coding sequence ATGAAATATACAATTATACCTCTTTTAGGATTTTCAAATGGGATTATTGTAGGAAGTGGGATTGTTGCCTTACTTTCACTTTTAGATATTATTCCAAGACTAGCCCAATTAACAAAAACTTATAATAGTATTAAACTTTATGAAAGTGTAATTGTAGGCGCTGCTGTTTTGGCATCGATTACTTCTCTTACAGGTGTTGGAATAAATTTAGGCAAGTTCACAGTGATAATTGTTGGATTTAGTATGGGTATATTTATTGGGCTACTAGCATCTGCATTAGCCGAAGTATTAAATGTCATGCCTGTATTAATAAGAAGATTTAGATTAGATGGATATATAATATATATAGTTTATTCATTAATACTTGGAAAAGTGTTAGGATCATTATTAAATTGGACGCTATATTTTAAATAG
- the spoVAC gene encoding stage V sporulation protein AC: MSKNQANKNKAYQNYVDTKIPKPHLLKNCIWAFFVGGTICTIGEVIHRVIESHYKYSHLDVSDITTLIMVFIGAFLTGIGIYDIIGKRAGAGSLIPITGFANSIVAPAMEFKREGFIMGVAAKMFVLAGPVLVYGIGSSVIVGILYYIFKK, from the coding sequence ATGTCAAAAAATCAAGCGAATAAAAATAAGGCTTATCAAAATTATGTGGATACAAAAATTCCAAAACCTCATTTACTTAAAAATTGCATATGGGCTTTTTTTGTTGGGGGAACTATATGTACAATTGGAGAAGTAATTCATCGTGTAATAGAATCACACTATAAGTACTCTCATTTAGATGTAAGTGATATAACTACTTTAATAATGGTTTTTATTGGAGCATTTTTAACAGGAATAGGTATATACGATATTATTGGTAAAAGAGCAGGAGCAGGGTCTCTTATTCCAATTACAGGATTTGCGAACTCTATAGTTGCTCCTGCAATGGAGTTTAAACGAGAAGGATTTATAATGGGAGTTGCAGCAAAGATGTTTGTTTTAGCAGGTCCAGTACTAGTATATGGAATAGGCTCTTCAGTAATAGTTGGCATTTTATACTATATTTTTAAAAAATAG
- the spoVAD gene encoding stage V sporulation protein AD — protein sequence MAIKKLGSQTIRLLNPPSIISTGTVVGPKEGEGPLAQYFDTILDDDLFGEDSWEKAESKLTKESVKSALSKARLNMTDMEYMFGGDLLNQLMSTSFAARDLQIPFFGLYGACSTMTESLSLASMIIDGGYADNVVATTSSHFSAAERQYRFPLESGNQRPVTSQWTVTGSGSAILSAKGEGPYITYVTTGKVIDFGIKDATNMGAAMAPAAVDTIRMHLADTGFKPDDYDLIITGDLGKIGHQIALELLEKEGYDLSKVLKDCGIEVFDNEKQDTHSGGSGCGCSAVVFCGYLYDQLKSKNLDKILLVSTGALLSPTSSLQGESIPSIAHAVTIESKLVN from the coding sequence ATGGCTATAAAAAAACTAGGAAGTCAGACTATAAGATTATTAAATCCTCCATCAATTATTTCTACAGGTACAGTTGTAGGTCCTAAAGAAGGAGAGGGTCCCCTAGCACAATACTTCGATACAATATTAGATGATGATTTATTTGGAGAAGATAGTTGGGAAAAAGCTGAAAGTAAGTTAACTAAAGAGTCAGTGAAGTCTGCCTTAAGTAAAGCTAGATTAAATATGACAGATATGGAATATATGTTTGGTGGAGATTTACTTAATCAACTTATGTCAACATCATTTGCTGCTAGAGATTTGCAAATTCCTTTCTTTGGACTATATGGAGCCTGTTCTACTATGACAGAATCTCTTAGCTTAGCATCTATGATAATAGATGGGGGATATGCAGACAATGTAGTGGCAACAACATCAAGCCATTTTTCGGCTGCAGAAAGACAGTATAGGTTTCCATTAGAGTCTGGAAATCAACGTCCGGTAACATCACAGTGGACAGTAACAGGTTCTGGATCTGCAATATTATCAGCAAAAGGTGAAGGTCCATACATTACTTATGTTACAACAGGGAAGGTAATAGACTTTGGTATTAAAGATGCAACAAATATGGGTGCAGCTATGGCTCCAGCAGCAGTAGATACTATAAGAATGCATTTAGCTGATACAGGATTTAAACCAGATGACTATGATCTTATTATTACAGGTGATTTAGGAAAAATTGGTCACCAAATAGCATTAGAGCTATTAGAAAAAGAAGGTTACGATCTATCAAAGGTTTTAAAGGATTGTGGAATAGAAGTATTTGATAATGAAAAACAAGATACACATTCAGGTGGTAGTGGATGTGGTTGCTCTGCTGTAGTGTTTTGTGGATATTTATACGACCAACTAAAGTCAAAAAACTTAGATAAAATATTGCTAGTTTCTACAGGGGCATTATTATCACCTACAAGCTCATTACAAGGAGAGTCTATTCCTAGTATAGCTCACGCAGTTACAATAGAAAGCAAATTAGTAAATTAG
- the spoVAE gene encoding stage V sporulation protein AE produces MQYVNAFIVGGIICVIGQIIINKTKLTPAHVLVLFVTLGVVLGAIGLYEPIVKFGCAGATVPIPGFGYALAKGAMKAVDENGILGAFTGGISSTAGGITAAIVFGYLMAVLFTPKTKP; encoded by the coding sequence ATGCAGTATGTAAATGCATTTATAGTAGGTGGAATAATTTGTGTAATTGGACAAATTATAATTAATAAAACGAAGCTTACGCCTGCACATGTTTTAGTTTTATTTGTAACATTAGGAGTTGTGCTGGGTGCTATTGGTTTATATGAACCTATAGTAAAATTTGGTTGTGCAGGAGCAACAGTTCCTATTCCAGGGTTTGGATATGCCTTAGCTAAAGGAGCAATGAAAGCGGTTGATGAAAATGGCATATTAGGCGCCTTTACTGGAGGAATATCGTCTACTGCTGGAGGAATTACAGCCGCCATAGTTTTTGGGTATCTAATGGCAGTACTATTTACTCCCAAAACCAAACCATAG
- a CDS encoding stage V sporulation protein AE — translation MNNINTERRKIILVTDGDSCAQKTLEIAVSNIGGRCISRSGGNPTPITSSEIVELVKQAKNDPVVVMVDDRGNTGIGKGEQAMFEIINHPEIEVLGIVAVASNTKGVRGVKVDYSIDNNGNMINAPVDKHGNISDKKVLYGDTVDIINNCNVPIVIGVGDIGKMEGKDVVEIGAPIITKALEEIITRNSTQNKKGYRY, via the coding sequence ATGAATAATATAAATACAGAAAGAAGAAAAATTATATTAGTAACAGATGGAGATTCTTGTGCTCAAAAGACATTAGAAATAGCAGTTTCAAATATAGGGGGAAGATGTATCTCAAGGTCAGGAGGTAATCCTACCCCTATTACATCTTCCGAAATAGTTGAGCTAGTAAAACAAGCTAAAAATGATCCAGTAGTAGTTATGGTTGATGATAGAGGAAACACTGGTATAGGTAAAGGCGAGCAAGCTATGTTTGAAATTATAAATCATCCTGAAATAGAAGTACTTGGAATTGTTGCCGTAGCTTCAAACACTAAAGGAGTAAGAGGAGTAAAAGTAGATTATTCTATAGATAATAATGGTAACATGATTAATGCTCCTGTAGACAAACATGGAAATATAAGCGATAAAAAGGTACTATATGGGGATACAGTAGATATTATTAATAATTGCAATGTTCCTATCGTTATTGGCGTAGGTGATATTGGGAAGATGGAAGGAAAGGATGTAGTAGAAATAGGAGCTCCTATAATTACAAAAGCATTAGAAGAGATAATTACTAGAAACTCTACTCAAAATAAAAAAGGTTATAGATATTAG
- a CDS encoding transglycosylase domain-containing protein, with protein sequence MSDKKLSRQTDKDNNKKRKLSIFRVILVTIILIGFIGAGAVAGIVMSIIKNAEPIDASNIYEMLDESSFILDSEGQVIEKIESNNFRVVVDYSEMPEHLTSAFVSIEDERFWTHKGVDIKRIFGALWTNLSTGSRQGASTINQQLAVNLYLSRSDKSYSRKIKDAYYGIMLNNQLSKEQILEAYLNTIYLGSGAHGVQAAAQVYFSKDAKDLTIAESALIAGITKYPSRNTPIITLEKKDVQEHHVVLDDSDPVYTVIMNDKIDEYVISRQKLVLNAMKRLGYITETEYNQALEEDVKSHLKPNRQIAENISSFFGDLVKKDVIQALKDSGYSEDEAIDMLYSGGLRINSTLDTRIQKILDEEYANSNNFPKINNADRATLLAKEGFTEDAEKNIRDSEGQIQPQSAMVISDHRTGEIKAIVGGRMTSGQRILNRALTPRQPGSSIKPIAVYAPAIEHGFTAGSIVDDVPHYFNKSTPDTPWPRNFDKSYRGLITLREGVERSGNIFAVKLASMLSGDQNSSINTMLDSMKNMGITTVHTGENPLTINGKKYTDETLATALGGMTRGVSPLEMNTAFNVLANKGLYTSPTTFTTVHDRHGNLILENKPQQHRVITEQSAYIVTDMLRGVVSSPRGTGKGANIGSMPVAGKTGTTDSQKDAWFVGYTPYYSASVWIGSDQPVKLTSGSPAAASLWSKVMKRVHEGHSVKDFEMPSDIVRVNICTISGKLPTELCALDPRGSTVRSEIFIKGTQPTAGCDVHVRADIHVPSGKLATDLTPPWQVQSKVFVQRPIPYYPAEHGGITPLDYIYELPSGYYDPLVDGLGIPFPGGSPDGTETEGGPNEEETEDIDDDTIDSLNSN encoded by the coding sequence ATGTCAGATAAAAAACTAAGCAGACAAACTGACAAGGACAATAATAAAAAAAGAAAGCTAAGTATTTTTAGAGTAATATTAGTTACAATCATATTAATTGGTTTTATTGGTGCTGGTGCTGTGGCAGGAATTGTAATGAGCATCATTAAAAACGCGGAGCCTATTGATGCTTCAAATATATACGAAATGCTTGATGAGAGCTCCTTTATTTTAGATTCTGAGGGCCAAGTAATTGAAAAAATAGAATCTAACAACTTTAGAGTTGTAGTAGATTATTCTGAAATGCCTGAGCATTTAACGAGTGCTTTTGTTTCAATTGAAGATGAGCGTTTTTGGACTCACAAAGGAGTAGATATAAAGCGTATTTTTGGTGCACTTTGGACAAACCTTAGTACAGGCTCTAGACAAGGTGCCAGTACAATTAACCAACAGTTAGCTGTAAACCTATATTTAAGTCGTTCCGATAAAAGCTATAGCAGAAAAATCAAAGATGCTTATTATGGTATTATGCTAAACAACCAGCTATCAAAGGAACAAATTTTAGAAGCGTATCTAAATACTATTTATTTAGGAAGTGGAGCTCATGGTGTACAGGCAGCTGCCCAAGTGTATTTTTCTAAGGATGCTAAAGATTTAACTATTGCAGAATCTGCATTAATTGCTGGAATAACAAAATATCCTTCAAGAAATACACCAATTATCACATTGGAAAAAAAAGATGTACAAGAGCATCATGTTGTATTGGATGATTCAGATCCAGTATATACCGTAATAATGAATGATAAAATTGATGAGTATGTTATTAGTAGACAAAAATTGGTACTCAATGCAATGAAAAGATTAGGCTATATTACAGAAACTGAGTATAACCAAGCATTAGAAGAAGATGTTAAATCTCACTTAAAACCTAATCGACAAATAGCCGAAAATATCTCCTCATTTTTTGGAGATTTGGTAAAAAAAGATGTTATACAGGCATTAAAAGATAGTGGCTACTCAGAAGATGAAGCTATTGATATGCTTTACTCTGGTGGTCTTAGAATTAATAGTACTTTAGATACAAGAATTCAAAAAATATTAGATGAAGAATATGCTAATTCAAATAACTTTCCTAAAATAAATAATGCAGATAGAGCAACACTATTAGCCAAAGAAGGCTTTACTGAAGATGCTGAAAAAAATATAAGAGATAGCGAAGGCCAAATTCAGCCTCAATCTGCTATGGTTATTAGTGATCATCGAACTGGAGAAATTAAGGCTATTGTTGGGGGACGTATGACCTCGGGCCAAAGAATACTAAACAGAGCTTTGACTCCTAGACAGCCGGGATCGTCCATTAAACCAATAGCAGTATATGCTCCGGCTATTGAGCATGGTTTTACTGCAGGAAGTATAGTAGATGATGTTCCTCACTACTTCAATAAATCTACACCTGATACACCTTGGCCTAGAAACTTTGATAAAAGCTATCGTGGATTAATTACTCTACGTGAAGGTGTGGAACGTTCTGGTAACATATTTGCAGTTAAGCTAGCTAGTATGCTTAGTGGTGATCAAAATTCTTCAATAAATACTATGCTAGATTCTATGAAAAATATGGGTATAACTACAGTTCATACTGGAGAAAACCCATTAACTATTAATGGTAAAAAATATACTGACGAAACATTAGCTACTGCTTTAGGTGGTATGACTAGAGGCGTTAGTCCATTAGAAATGAATACTGCCTTCAATGTATTAGCTAATAAAGGACTTTACACTAGCCCAACTACCTTTACTACAGTACATGATAGACACGGAAATCTTATTTTAGAAAATAAGCCTCAGCAGCATAGAGTAATAACAGAACAATCCGCATATATTGTAACTGATATGCTTCGTGGAGTTGTTTCATCTCCTAGAGGTACTGGTAAAGGAGCTAATATTGGAAGTATGCCTGTAGCTGGTAAAACTGGTACAACAGATAGTCAAAAAGATGCATGGTTTGTAGGTTATACTCCTTACTATTCAGCATCTGTTTGGATTGGATCTGATCAACCTGTAAAATTAACTTCAGGTAGTCCTGCTGCTGCATCTTTATGGAGCAAAGTTATGAAAAGGGTTCATGAGGGTCACTCAGTTAAGGATTTTGAAATGCCAAGTGATATAGTTAGGGTTAATATATGTACTATTTCTGGTAAACTTCCTACAGAACTTTGTGCACTAGACCCTAGAGGTAGTACAGTTAGATCTGAGATATTTATTAAGGGTACTCAGCCTACTGCGGGATGTGATGTTCACGTACGTGCGGATATTCATGTACCATCTGGTAAGTTAGCTACAGATTTAACTCCACCTTGGCAAGTACAATCTAAAGTATTTGTACAAAGACCAATTCCTTATTATCCAGCAGAACATGGTGGTATTACACCATTAGACTATATTTACGAACTTCCTAGTGGGTACTATGACCCATTAGTAGATGGATTAGGCATCCCTTTTCCAGGTGGTTCTCCAGATGGAACAGAAACTGAGGGAGGACCTAATGAAGAAGAAACAGAAGATATAGATGATGATACTATAGATTCTCTAAATAGTAATTAA
- the yunB gene encoding sporulation protein YunB → MGIIKLGKKKYLKFKIITILILIVIILTMCFLYIDREITPTVQAIGELKAQEITTRAINESVSLVLKQDIQYQDLISVKEDDEGNITMMQANTFLMNKVASDVALTIQDHLKQIKTTSDRIPLGNALGSQLLAQYGPKMKLTVTPLGMVDVNFGTEFEQSGINQTRHRIYLIINTSVRVIVPFSSNTIHVTTYFPVAETVIVGKVPMNYINVPKDDFLDVTPIYK, encoded by the coding sequence TTGGGCATTATTAAATTAGGTAAGAAAAAATATTTAAAGTTTAAAATCATAACTATCCTAATTCTAATTGTTATAATACTAACTATGTGTTTTTTATACATAGATAGAGAAATTACACCTACTGTACAAGCTATTGGAGAATTAAAAGCACAGGAAATCACTACAAGGGCTATTAATGAATCTGTAAGTTTAGTATTAAAACAAGATATACAATATCAAGATTTGATTTCTGTAAAGGAAGATGATGAAGGTAACATAACTATGATGCAAGCTAATACTTTTTTGATGAACAAAGTAGCTTCAGATGTAGCTTTGACTATTCAAGACCATCTTAAACAAATAAAAACAACTTCTGATCGAATACCATTAGGTAATGCTTTAGGAAGTCAACTTTTAGCCCAATATGGTCCTAAAATGAAGCTTACTGTAACCCCATTAGGAATGGTTGATGTAAATTTTGGAACAGAATTCGAACAATCTGGCATAAATCAGACAAGACATAGGATTTATTTGATTATTAATACCAGTGTTAGAGTAATAGTGCCATTTAGTTCTAATACCATACATGTAACAACGTATTTTCCAGTGGCAGAAACAGTTATTGTTGGAAAGGTTCCGATGAACTATATAAATGTTCCAAAAGATGACTTTCTAGACGTAACACCTATATACAAATAA
- the hflX gene encoding GTPase HflX, with product MEIENIYERKSKAILVGLNNTGKKESIDIEVSMNELGELTKAAGADVLSIAIQNRPAVDVTYFIGKGKVDEIKQLCETLEADMVIFNDELSGSQIRNLEEALGVDVIDRTALILDIFAQRARTKEGKLQVELAQLKYRMPRLIGLGRQLSQQGAGIGTRGPGEKKLETDRRHILKRIDDIEQELKEVKKNREVQRGKRSKSELPIVALVGYTNAGKSTLMNSLLKISDQYDEAREVYAEDMLFATLDVSLRRLSFPNKLDFILTDTVGFVSKLPHALVNAFKATLEEVKYADLLIHVIDASNEEYNLQKQTTLNVLRELGVENKNIINVYNKVDKILDETLLPKEENALCISARANKNLDTLIEHIRNQIGPDIIDVHLLIPYDKGNLISSLHNDGVVLGSEYVEEGIEVKARVEKMYYHKYESFNLDK from the coding sequence GTGGAAATAGAAAATATATATGAAAGAAAATCTAAAGCAATATTAGTAGGATTAAATAATACAGGAAAAAAAGAAAGTATTGACATAGAGGTTTCTATGAATGAATTAGGTGAGTTGACTAAGGCTGCAGGAGCGGACGTCTTATCTATTGCAATACAAAATAGGCCAGCAGTCGATGTTACATACTTTATTGGTAAAGGAAAAGTAGATGAAATTAAACAATTGTGTGAAACTCTTGAAGCGGATATGGTCATATTTAATGATGAATTGTCAGGTTCTCAAATAAGAAACTTAGAAGAAGCTCTTGGTGTTGATGTTATTGATCGTACTGCACTTATACTAGATATTTTTGCTCAAAGGGCACGAACAAAGGAAGGGAAATTGCAAGTAGAACTGGCTCAGTTAAAATATAGAATGCCAAGGCTCATAGGCTTAGGCAGACAACTTTCACAGCAAGGTGCTGGAATAGGTACTAGAGGACCTGGGGAAAAGAAGTTAGAGACTGATCGCAGGCACATATTAAAGAGGATCGATGATATAGAACAAGAGCTGAAAGAAGTTAAAAAGAATAGAGAAGTACAAAGAGGTAAGAGGAGTAAATCAGAGCTTCCTATTGTGGCTTTAGTAGGCTATACAAATGCTGGAAAGTCTACATTAATGAATTCTCTTTTAAAAATAAGCGATCAATACGATGAGGCTAGAGAAGTGTATGCAGAAGACATGCTGTTTGCGACCTTAGATGTATCTTTACGTAGATTGTCTTTTCCTAATAAATTAGACTTTATATTAACAGATACTGTTGGGTTTGTAAGTAAATTGCCGCATGCTTTAGTAAACGCGTTTAAGGCTACATTAGAAGAAGTAAAGTATGCGGATTTACTTATACATGTTATAGATGCTTCAAATGAAGAATATAATTTGCAGAAACAAACTACATTAAATGTATTAAGGGAACTAGGTGTTGAAAATAAAAATATTATTAATGTATATAATAAGGTAGATAAAATTCTAGATGAAACACTGCTTCCTAAAGAAGAAAATGCACTATGTATTTCTGCAAGGGCAAATAAAAATTTAGATACGCTAATAGAACATATCAGGAATCAAATTGGACCGGATATTATTGATGTTCATTTGTTAATTCCTTATGATAAAGGTAACCTTATTTCGAGCTTACATAATGACGGCGTGGTACTTGGGTCGGAATATGTTGAGGAAGGAATTGAAGTAAAGGCAAGGGTTGAAAAAATGTATTACCATAAATATGAAAGTTTCAATTTAGATAAGTAA
- a CDS encoding HEAT repeat domain-containing protein, with translation MKQKQIDYSLLSWDKIEEKEDFIITYLLYDEGKSINLISRIRNLNKETVENHIIQYKSLHNLKKYSIDDDFFINLLASTKEERVKAIDLLSEYEKIELVKYLIKKIPLIENAEDKMIALWIAGELKDNRLLPVIHNEITHKHGGVRRMVCSALGKISSTDSIDLLHRCLQDAKPQVRQYASKALKVIGNDKTLRRLKSLLNNPNELPYVRRSYKETIDIIEDRLK, from the coding sequence ATGAAACAAAAGCAAATAGATTATTCCTTATTATCATGGGACAAGATAGAGGAGAAAGAAGACTTTATTATTACCTATTTATTATACGATGAAGGAAAATCAATTAATTTAATATCAAGAATTAGAAATCTTAATAAAGAAACAGTTGAAAATCACATTATTCAATACAAGTCTCTTCATAATTTAAAAAAATATAGTATAGACGATGATTTTTTTATTAATTTATTAGCGAGTACAAAGGAAGAACGAGTCAAAGCTATAGATTTATTAAGTGAATATGAGAAAATAGAGTTAGTAAAGTATTTAATAAAAAAAATTCCATTAATAGAAAATGCAGAAGACAAGATGATTGCATTATGGATTGCAGGAGAATTGAAAGATAATAGATTATTACCTGTTATCCATAATGAAATTACCCATAAGCATGGAGGAGTACGCCGAATGGTGTGCTCTGCCCTTGGTAAAATCAGTTCTACAGACAGTATAGATTTGCTACACAGATGTTTGCAAGATGCAAAGCCGCAAGTACGACAATATGCATCAAAGGCATTAAAAGTAATTGGAAATGATAAAACTTTACGAAGGTTGAAGAGTTTATTAAATAATCCCAATGAATTACCATATGTACGCAGAAGCTATAAAGAAACTATTGATATAATTGAGGACAGATTAAAATGA
- a CDS encoding NUDIX hydrolase gives MIFRNCAGGVVFYANQVFIFKNEKNEWVLPKGIIRNKDLSRDVALCRVKIEAGIDAEILSTAGGTSYEFYSVTRKQPVCNQITWYIMHAKTKTYEINKELGFKDGGFYTIDKALEMITYSQDKSLVNLSYKKYKDMMKKESAQAAQAAV, from the coding sequence ATGATTTTTAGAAACTGCGCAGGCGGTGTTGTGTTTTATGCGAATCAGGTATTTATCTTCAAAAATGAAAAAAATGAATGGGTTTTACCAAAAGGTATAATTCGTAACAAGGATCTCTCGAGAGATGTAGCTTTGTGCCGAGTCAAAATTGAGGCTGGCATTGATGCTGAAATTCTTTCAACAGCGGGAGGCACTAGTTACGAATTTTATTCTGTTACGAGAAAACAACCAGTATGTAATCAGATAACATGGTACATTATGCATGCAAAAACAAAGACATATGAAATAAATAAAGAATTAGGCTTTAAAGACGGAGGGTTCTATACTATCGATAAGGCACTAGAAATGATTACCTATAGTCAGGATAAATCCTTAGTTAATCTATCTTATAAAAAATATAAAGACATGATGAAGAAAGAATCAGCACAAGCAGCACAAGCAGCAGTGTAG
- a CDS encoding YigZ family protein, whose product MLKEYKTLLAYGEGEIIIEKSKFIGYATPIKSEEEAIAFIENIRTKHWNATHNVPAYIVGENNEIQRYSDDREPSGTAGIPILEVIKKEDLRNVAVVVTRYFGGVKLGTGGLVRAYTKGAKIGLEAAKIVTKRLYELVHVKIDYTMLGKIQNEILQNGYLIKETQYDDAVHFYLYIKVDSLNYFEKQIIEWTNGRATLDFTGQEYLTEIDGKVAMP is encoded by the coding sequence ATGTTAAAAGAGTATAAAACATTATTAGCATATGGTGAAGGTGAAATAATTATTGAAAAATCTAAATTTATAGGATATGCAACTCCTATTAAAAGTGAAGAAGAAGCCATTGCTTTTATAGAAAACATAAGGACTAAACATTGGAATGCAACACACAATGTTCCAGCTTATATAGTTGGTGAAAACAATGAAATACAGCGATATAGTGATGACAGAGAACCATCAGGTACCGCAGGAATTCCAATATTAGAAGTAATTAAGAAAGAGGACTTAAGAAATGTTGCAGTAGTTGTAACAAGATATTTTGGCGGAGTTAAGCTTGGTACTGGCGGCTTAGTAAGAGCCTATACTAAAGGAGCTAAAATCGGGCTAGAAGCTGCCAAAATAGTAACTAAAAGATTATACGAACTTGTTCATGTAAAGATAGATTATACTATGTTGGGAAAAATTCAAAATGAAATTTTGCAGAACGGATATTTGATTAAGGAAACACAATATGATGATGCGGTTCATTTTTATTTATATATAAAGGTCGATTCTTTGAATTACTTTGAAAAACAAATTATTGAATGGACCAATGGTAGAGCTACTTTAGACTTTACTGGACAAGAGTATCTAACCGAGATTGATGGTAAAGTTGCTATGCCATAG
- a CDS encoding CoA-binding protein, producing the protein MDKIEQVKKEMLSKKVWAVVGATPDSEKFGYKIYKKLKDHGYTVYGVNPKYESLDGDKLYSSLKDLPEKPECIDMVVNPKVTKSTLTEIKELGIEYVWFQPGTFDEDIIDMAEEDGLQIVYYDCVLVALGNGH; encoded by the coding sequence ATGGATAAAATAGAACAGGTAAAAAAAGAAATGCTAAGTAAAAAGGTATGGGCAGTTGTAGGAGCTACTCCCGATTCAGAAAAGTTTGGCTATAAAATCTATAAAAAATTAAAAGACCATGGATATACAGTATATGGCGTAAATCCAAAATATGAAAGCTTAGATGGAGATAAGCTATATAGTAGTTTAAAAGACTTGCCAGAAAAACCTGAATGTATAGATATGGTTGTAAACCCTAAAGTAACTAAGTCTACACTTACAGAAATAAAAGAGCTTGGAATTGAGTATGTATGGTTTCAACCTGGTACCTTTGATGAAGATATTATAGACATGGCAGAGGAAGATGGCCTACAAATTGTATATTATGATTGTGTGTTAGTTGCTTTAGGAAATGGCCACTAA